The proteins below are encoded in one region of Podarcis raffonei isolate rPodRaf1 chromosome 8, rPodRaf1.pri, whole genome shotgun sequence:
- the LOC128418478 gene encoding protein NKG7-like: MGWNEVLATGFTVFTIILLVCAVMDHHWILVETKMQNYYSGIWKVCIKQVCSDLIAASPNVYGARTLLVLALFCGIVGASFMTFTYRYSSPFTIYRYLVAAMGSLIAAALVFLALSIYTIRISTHSISRTGNIMYLWSFYMAWTSCPSFILSGLFSLMAHQRLLVHGSSFSDGESSTITLSSSEYTSSSSSYLEDSEGERKMSVSARRSLHK; the protein is encoded by the exons ATGGGGTGGAACGAAGTCTTGGCTACAGGGTTCACAGTCTTCACTATCATTTTGCTTGTCTGCGCTGTCATGGATCACCACTGGATCCTAGTCGAGACCAAGATGCAGAATTACTACAGCGGCATTTGGAAAGTCTGTATCAAGCAGGTGTGCTCTGATCTCATTGCCGCTTCAC CCAATGTCTATGGTGCCCGGACGCTCCTGGTCTTAGCCCTTTTCTGTGGAATTGTTGGGGCCTCATTTATGACGTTCACTTACCGCTACTCCTCCCCTTTCACAATATACCGCTACCTGGTTGCTGCAATGGGATCTTTGATTGCAG CTGCCTTGGTGTTCTTAGCTCTGAGCATTTACACCATCCGTATCTCCACACACTCCATCAGCAGAACAGGCAATATCATGTACCTGTGGTCTTTTTACATGGCCTGGACCTCCTGCCCTTCCTTCATTTTAAGCG GTTTGTTCAGCCTGATGGCACATCAACGTTTGCTGGTGCACGGATCCAGTTTCTCAGATGGAGAAAGCTCCACAATCACTTTGAGCTCCTCAGAATATACCTCAAGCTCGTCAAGCTATTTGGAGGATtcagaaggggaaagaaagatgTCTGTATCAGCAAGGCGGTCCCTTCATAAATAA